The following proteins are encoded in a genomic region of Cryptomeria japonica chromosome 11, Sugi_1.0, whole genome shotgun sequence:
- the LOC131036596 gene encoding uncharacterized protein LOC131036596: protein MQGRPGINAVWEQLNCNGSSKASSSFPKKSKVGEDKPKQQKSVPGSMVSLGMAPKKPALMNLNSNNPQVPGEELELKMQPEARSKESNEATEEARKIAAAALAAVKQANAVGKEGKIEVSEVREFAGEQVKLKMFVDPNSKEAQMAQEKARMQASSSSGLDALLDKISKKRKLNILDKSRKDWGEFKEEKGLLEELDAYNKSGDKYLDKLSFLQKAELREFERER, encoded by the exons CAAGGAAGGCCTGGTATAAATGCTGTCTGGGAGCAGTTGAACTGTAATGGATCCAGTAAGGCATCCAGTAGTTTTCCTAAAAAGTCCAAAGTAGGAGAGGACAAGCCCAAACAGCAAAAATCTGTGCCA GGATCGATGGTGAGTTTGGGCATGGCACCAAAGAAGCCGGCATTGATGAATTTGAACAGCAATAATCCACAAGTGCCTGGGGAAGAACTGGAGCTAAAGATGCAGCCAGAAGCACGGTCCAAagaatctaatgaagcaactgAAGAGGCCAGAAAAATTGCTGCTGCAGCTTTGGCAGCAGTGAAGCAAGCTAATGCAGTTGGCAAAGAAGGAAAAATAGAG gtCAGTGAAGTACGTGAATTTGCTGGGGAGCAAGTGAAGCTAAAAATGTTTGTAGATCCCAATTCTAAAGAAGCCCAGATGGCCCAGGAAAAAGCCAGGATGCAAGCATCGTCTTCTTCTGGTTTGGATGCATTACTTGACAAGATAAGTAAAAAACGAAAGCTTAACATACTTGACAAATCAAGAAAAGACTGGGGAGAATTTAAGGAGGAGAAAGGTTTATTAGAGGAGTTGGATGCATATAACAAAAGTGGTGACAAGTACCTCGATAAACTATCATTTCTTCAGAAAGCTGAGCTACGTGagtttgagagagagagatag